The Quercus robur chromosome 3, dhQueRobu3.1, whole genome shotgun sequence DNA segment aaaaaaaatccaaagaaaaGTATGTGTCATGTCATGTGTGCACgtaacaagaacaaaaattttcctCTTTCGTCTTTACAATAGTCAATAAGGAAAGGAGAAAAGTGCAGtattatttttgagttatgaaatagaatcatatttttttaaaaaaaatgttggaatgTGAAATTGCATACCGTGGTGTTGGGTTCTTCGGATTGAGAACTATCTTCCACGAATTGAGAAACCGCCAATAGGCTGCGGCGGCGGCAGCGGCTGCCTAATTTGGGCTTGGGGGTTTGGGAGAATGTAATGGAGCCAAAAACatggatattattattattattattattattatttatgggttCGTAATTGTAAGTTCGGTTTTGTGTCAGACTAGGATATGTCGAAGGTAGAAAGAGACGACACCCACTTCCACATCCAGACCCAGAactagttgttgttgttggtgttaCCGTCATCGTGCTGTCTGTTTTTTTTCAGGATTTTTCTCCGGTCGGATTTTTCAAGCCTAAACTATAGAACCCAATAAGTGAAAAACTGGGGTAACACCGAGGGAGTGAGGGGCGGCtgaagagttaggagagggaCGAGCGAAAGAAAGCGTGAAGCTTTTAAGGTGGAGGAatggaaaaatgagcttatagCAAATGTAAGAGGCCTGAAAAAttaagaggatagaaaatgggaACGAAATAGAAAAGTAGGaacctaaaaattatttatttatttatttttatttgtattagtTAGAAGGATGCGAAAGTGgggagataaaaaaaataatgaaaatatgaaattgatataaatttataattatgtctttattaaataaaataaaaataaaacatgtttttttatcaaaaaaattgtgatgtgcaaacaaaaaaataatacatttttttagcaaaaattattatgtatgtgcaagtgaaaaaaaaaaaaaaaaggcattggatgagaggaaaaaaaagaaaagaaaaaaaagaagaagacactTGTGGAGAAAACTTTCTCCGTCAACCCAAGtgcacaaataaataaaataatctccCCCTCCAATTTTCTCCTCATTTTGGAGATaaaactttttggtgggtttgaaaagaaaataccagaattctactatttattttcttctctcctcatccaaccaaacacattttaaaatttttcttgcaCTTTCTTGCAATGATGGGCATTAAAACACTGgattttctcatatttggtcATGGATGCTCTTGGGCTCAAATCTTGTGATACAGTTGTGGAGCTTAGAGGGAGGTGTTCCATGAGAGGGAGCTCCAGAGGTGGTGGGCTTCATTCTCTTCCAAAGATTGGGATTACATCAAGAGGTTTATTAGAGATGCCATGGCACTATTTCTTACACCTCtatgttgggaaatttagactatcggttgatagaattaacaagttttaaacccaagttgttaattagatttattatgaataaaccttgttaaaaaaaaaaaaaaacatcaatatcatgcacaatggaatagtaaataagaaaAGATATGATGATccaagaaaaccaataaaacaaactagtttcacagtaaaaaaaacttGGTGAGAAACCTTCCTGAAAAGCAATccattataataaaaagaagttttagatctagtacaaaacctttgtccctaaactctacaatccccgtagatgaacttacagtagaaaccttctaccgctttagaacctttgaactcttcaatatatgaatgccatccttttgcacgaatcctagtatgtgactaactccagcaacttgaagatattgttggctgcaaagtttttcacttcatcaacaatgaagatcaagaagcacttagttacaaaaccttaaggcgtaaagatgcagtagcttctttcaaagagaataaggcactagTTCACTTTCTGCATGTGTTCTCCATGTATGAcaacctttaaaataagccttatatatgtctagggttgtgagaaaagaaaccctacacatacatgtcagcatgAGCTGAATATCAAATTTGGAAATTCTGATTTTGTAGATCTCGACATATTTGGCTTCTGTCGAGCTTCTATTGAGCTTTCTTCATCAAGTCTCGATAGATACTGTTTCTGTCGAGCTTGactgaacagcttttcttcacttgtttcttggtctaatcttcatggctttaatacttggcttgaacaacatgtttcttaaagtactaaatccatcctaaatctacccaattacaagtaaagtgcattttgtcaaaggattagccaattacataaatatgtccctaacactCTAGATTGGTGCCTAGTGGAGGCTATAGTCACCTGTTAGGATCCTGCTTTAAGGTATGTCACAATTTAAGGACATGGATTTGGTCCCTACTTTGGAGGAGTATGATCGTATCCTTTCTTTGTCTACCCCTATGGATCAGGTTTATCCGCCACTTGTTCAACCTCGCTATCCCAAGCGGTTGGCAGAGCTACTAGGCCTGAAGATGGTTCTGGTAGATATTCTGACTTAATATGAGAGTGGGTTAGGGGGCAACCTACCCCTGGATTTTCTGATTTGCCAATTCAGCCTAGTTGAGTGCCCTGTTGCCTATAAAGGTGACTTTGTGGATCTAAGAGAGTACTAAACTTTCTATAGGCGCCAGGCATTTGTGATTGCTTTCTTTAGCTTGATACTATTTCCTTCTTAGTCGAGTTCTATTAGCTTCACAGTCTTACCCCTGGTGAGTATTCTTCCTCATAATACTTCATTTATTCCCTCTCT contains these protein-coding regions:
- the LOC126717954 gene encoding uncharacterized protein LOC126717954 isoform X1, giving the protein MTVTPTTTTSSGSGCGSGCRLFLPSTYPSLTQNRTYNYEPINNNNNNNNNIHVFGSITFSQTPKPKLGSRCRRRSLLAVSQFVEDSSQSEEPNTTDANIDIKLPRRSLLVQFTCDVCGERTERLINRLAYERGLIYIQTNWLCFHQCAGCLRHHKLVDNLGLVVEYDLRGEINPDSNTD
- the LOC126717954 gene encoding uncharacterized protein LOC126717954 isoform X2, with product MTVTPTTTTSSGSGCGSGCRLFLPSTYPSLTQNRTYNYEPINNNNNNNNNIHVFGSITFSQTPKPKLGSRCRRRSLLAVSQFVEDSSQSEEPNTTDANIDIKLPRRSLLVQFTCDVCGERTERLINRLAYERGLIYIQCAGCLCHHKLVDNLGLMVEYDLWEEINPGSNTDQV
- the LOC126717954 gene encoding uncharacterized protein LOC126717954 isoform X3, with translation MTVTPTTTTSSGSGCGSGCRLFLPSTYPSLTQNRTYNYEPINNNNNNNNNIHVFGSITFSQTPKPKLGSRCRRRSLLAVSQFVEDSSQSEEPNTTDANIDIKLPRRSLLVQFTCDVCGERTERLINRLAYERGLIYIQCAGCLRHHKLVDNLGLVVEYDLRGEINPDSNTD